The proteins below are encoded in one region of Stenotrophomonas bentonitica:
- a CDS encoding VOC family protein, translating into MIAKNTLCLWYDGTAEEAAAFYAATFPDSAVKAVHRAPSDFPSGKKGDVLTVEFTVVGIPCIGLNGGPAFKHSEAFSFQIATDDQAETDRLWNAIVANGGQESDCGWCKDKWGLSWQITPRVLTEAFNSSDPAVAKRAFEAMMTMKKIDVAKIEAAVKA; encoded by the coding sequence ATGATTGCCAAGAACACCCTGTGCCTCTGGTATGACGGCACCGCCGAAGAAGCAGCCGCTTTCTACGCCGCGACGTTTCCGGACAGCGCCGTCAAGGCGGTCCACCGCGCGCCTTCGGACTTTCCCTCCGGCAAGAAGGGCGACGTGCTGACCGTGGAGTTCACGGTGGTCGGCATTCCCTGCATCGGCTTGAACGGCGGCCCTGCGTTCAAGCACAGCGAAGCCTTCTCGTTCCAGATCGCCACTGACGACCAGGCCGAAACCGACCGCCTGTGGAACGCCATCGTCGCCAATGGCGGGCAGGAAAGCGACTGCGGCTGGTGCAAGGACAAATGGGGCCTGTCCTGGCAGATCACCCCGCGGGTACTGACCGAAGCCTTCAACAGCAGCGACCCCGCGGTGGCCAAACGCGCCTTCGAAGCGATGATGACCATGAAGAAGATAGACGTAGCAAAGATAGAGGCTGCGGTGAAAGCGTAG
- the fhuE gene encoding ferric-rhodotorulic acid/ferric-coprogen receptor FhuE yields MTRTSAVLSRPLPHGRLPQALLIALATLAAAPAFAEDAAADATTLNKIVVKGERAEGYSVRRTSAGTRFDLAPREIPQSVSIISHQRIEDQNLDDIIDVLANTTGVSSTQSDTERTEFYSRGFYIDSYQYDNLPTQMVQNWSYGDSGLDLALYDRVEVVRGATGLLTGAGNPSASVNLIRKHADSAELTGSVSVNVGSWGRTRSTVDVTTPLNASGSVRARVIGSYLDTESQMDGYDQHKTLGYAVIDADLTPDTQLSVGYDYQQKRANGVTWGGFPMLFSDGSPTPFDKTFSANPRWTYWDTTSKRLFATLEHGFANDWKVRVGATHDETKADDKLFYPAYNDWTTGASLLDPVTGAGVTPSAGFYNTERKVDAVDGYVEGPFQLFGREHQLMAGLSYNKRDYANYGDYQMGWAPLDNYLAGVANFPEPNWLDTLPLQSEGTITQKAGYAATRLSLADPLKLILGARYTDWKSEGEGADRSHKVSTPYAGLVYDLNDTWSTYAAYTEIFQPQTLKQQDGSYLDPVDGKSYEVGVKAAWFDNRLNASLAVFRIEQDNVGQATTIPVQGSPNEFAYIAARGTVSRGFELELNGELAAGWNATFGASRYVAKDINGADINTNLPQTTIKLFTSYTPQSLSDLTVGGGVNWQNGIYYPVPAYGRIEQDGYALVSAFVRYRLAPQFSVQANLNNLLDKEYFSQINGYGAYGDGRNGSITFTWSF; encoded by the coding sequence ATGACCCGAACTTCCGCTGTGCTGTCCCGCCCCCTGCCCCACGGCCGCCTGCCGCAGGCGCTGCTGATCGCGCTGGCCACCCTGGCCGCCGCCCCGGCCTTCGCCGAAGACGCCGCTGCCGACGCCACCACCCTGAACAAGATCGTGGTCAAGGGCGAGCGCGCCGAAGGCTACTCCGTGCGCCGCACCTCGGCCGGTACCCGCTTCGACCTGGCGCCGCGCGAGATTCCGCAGTCGGTCAGCATCATCAGCCACCAGCGCATCGAGGACCAGAACCTCGACGACATCATCGACGTGCTGGCCAACACCACCGGCGTGAGCAGCACCCAGTCCGACACCGAGCGCACCGAGTTCTACTCGCGCGGCTTCTATATCGACAGCTACCAGTACGACAACCTGCCCACGCAGATGGTGCAGAACTGGAGCTACGGCGATTCCGGCCTGGACCTGGCCCTGTACGACCGGGTGGAAGTGGTGCGCGGCGCCACCGGCCTGCTCACCGGCGCGGGCAACCCGTCGGCCTCGGTCAACCTGATCCGCAAGCACGCCGACAGCGCCGAACTCACCGGCAGCGTCTCGGTCAACGTGGGCAGCTGGGGCCGCACCCGCAGCACCGTGGACGTGACCACCCCGCTCAACGCCAGCGGTTCGGTGCGCGCCCGCGTGATCGGCAGCTACCTGGACACCGAATCGCAGATGGACGGCTACGACCAGCACAAGACGCTGGGCTACGCGGTCATCGACGCCGACCTGACCCCGGACACCCAGCTCAGCGTGGGCTACGACTACCAGCAGAAGCGCGCCAACGGCGTGACCTGGGGCGGCTTCCCGATGCTGTTCTCCGACGGCAGCCCGACCCCGTTCGACAAGACCTTCAGCGCCAACCCGCGCTGGACCTACTGGGACACCACCAGCAAGCGCCTGTTCGCCACCCTGGAACACGGCTTCGCCAACGACTGGAAGGTCCGCGTGGGTGCCACCCATGACGAGACCAAGGCCGACGACAAGCTGTTCTACCCCGCCTACAACGACTGGACCACCGGCGCGTCGCTGCTCGACCCGGTCACCGGCGCCGGCGTCACCCCGTCTGCCGGCTTCTACAACACGGAGCGCAAGGTCGACGCGGTGGACGGCTACGTGGAAGGCCCGTTCCAGCTGTTCGGCCGCGAGCACCAGCTGATGGCCGGCCTGAGCTACAACAAGCGCGACTACGCCAACTACGGCGACTACCAGATGGGCTGGGCGCCACTGGACAACTACCTGGCCGGCGTTGCCAACTTCCCGGAACCCAACTGGCTGGATACCCTGCCGCTGCAGAGCGAAGGCACCATCACCCAGAAGGCCGGCTATGCCGCCACCCGCCTGTCGCTGGCCGATCCGCTCAAGCTGATCCTGGGCGCGCGCTACACCGACTGGAAGAGCGAGGGCGAAGGCGCCGACCGTTCGCACAAGGTCAGCACGCCGTACGCCGGCCTGGTCTACGACCTCAATGACACGTGGTCGACCTACGCCGCCTACACCGAGATCTTCCAGCCGCAGACGCTCAAGCAGCAGGACGGCAGCTACCTCGATCCGGTGGACGGCAAGAGCTACGAAGTGGGCGTCAAGGCGGCCTGGTTCGACAACCGCCTGAACGCGTCGCTGGCGGTGTTCCGCATCGAGCAGGACAACGTCGGCCAGGCCACCACCATCCCGGTGCAGGGCAGCCCGAACGAGTTCGCCTACATTGCCGCGCGCGGCACGGTCAGCCGTGGCTTCGAGCTGGAGCTCAACGGCGAACTGGCGGCCGGCTGGAACGCCACCTTCGGTGCCTCGCGCTACGTGGCCAAGGACATCAACGGCGCGGACATCAACACCAACCTGCCGCAGACCACGATCAAGCTGTTCACCAGCTACACCCCGCAGTCGCTCAGCGACCTCACCGTAGGCGGCGGCGTGAACTGGCAGAACGGGATCTACTACCCGGTGCCGGCCTACGGCCGTATCGAGCAGGACGGCTACGCACTGGTCAGCGCGTTCGTGCGCTACCGCCTGGCCCCGCAGTTCAGCGTGCAGGCCAACCTCAACAACCTGCTCGACAAGGAATACTTCTCGCAGATCAACGGGTACGGTGCGTACGGCGACGGCCGCAACGGCTCGATCACCTTCACCTGGTCGTTCTGA